atcgagtgcattaaaatcagtctgaaaatatcgtattaaacagtcaatcaaatctataaaatttcataaaaattaataaaagtaaaaaattatggcaatgaaatatttatgttatgacaacaaatcatgcaacggctcagccggtcaatgcagagtaataaataaattatacggcggctcggccgaccaattaacaataaatagaatataaggtggctcggccgaccaattaacaataaacataatataaagcgtctcggccgaccaataaattaattaaattactaataaataatataaacggTATTCcagccattataacatgatataaataatagtagaagCGGTATACCGATCATTATAGCaaggtataaatgatacaaataaattttactaaattggAGAACGATCGtgttgataacgtgttatgaaaagaaccagaattttattgtatcgcgaaaatttaagtagggcaaaattttatacccgcagaaagaaaataacactgatatatgataaatatgCTAGAGAAAATACTTATTATAAAGAGGGAGAAGAGAGATGAGGTGCGAGTTACAAATGATCGAAATCGAttgtttatatagaaaataaattcaCTGTGTAAATAGTGCAGCGAACCTcgcatcttttatattttcaacactTTGGGCTCTCTTTCCCTCTTTCTGCCTTTCATaatcctttttatttatttccatATACTGATCAAACTTATACCTTTCGTTATAGATCACGTGGAATCTAGCAACTTGTTCATTCATTTccaccttaaaaaaaaatttcaatccgAAAAACGCAGCGTCAATTCATTTCCACCTTTACTCAAGTAACAAAAACAACCTCTACGTACCTTCTATCtactaaaataaaatcacaAGTCACAAGTCAATGATATAGTCGTATATAGCAGTTGATAGAACAAATCACAAGTCACAACACACAGAACAATTAGTTGCATCACTATTATAGATGATGACATCCATTTCAGTCACTTAAAAACGGTAAATCAAAGTACTGGAAAATCAAAGAAAATGCaatatgataaatttttaaatgtgGGATGAACTGCACCACTTTTTGTTgtagaatacaactaattaacaatgatttttaatttaaaataaataggtTGCCATAAAGATTTGAGGTTTTTTCTTCAACTTGAATCACAGCTTCTGTTTTGATCTCTTTAGCCTATTCTATCCCAAAACTCATTCACTAGTTTCCATGCGTTGAAGAGACGATCGAAACGGTGCGTTTTAAACAAAGAGTACCGGTACGATCATCCCCGGTACACTATCGAATTCGAAATTCCGGAATCGCAGTCAATTTGATAACAAACCGGTGCGCGCTTCGAGACGTGCCACGTTCGTTGACCGTTCCAAGAAATGTCACcgttataataataaaaagccGGTACGATAATAACCGGACACAATCAATTTCTAAAATTTCCGGTAATACAGCCACCGAACCGGTTTTGAACGAGCAAGAAGGTTGATGTTCGGAGTGAAAGAGACCGTTGTAGATCTGTCTTCTTCCTCAGAGAAATGGTGAAACACAGAAGCTCATCTcgcttatcttcttcttcagctagaTTCTTCTCCAGAAAAGCTGTACCTCTCTACTTGATCTTCATCTTCGCTTTCACCATCTGGATCCTCGTCTTCACCTCCAGAAACATACAAACCGATGACCAAACCCAAGATCACCAGCAGAATCATCAACATCGAGATTCGAGGAAGGTATGATTCTAAACTTTTCTGGGTTTTTGATTTAGATGAAGAAATGAAGTGTcttatgatttgattattttttttggatctTTCAGAATTTGCAGAAAAAACGGAGTGAAGATTTAGATTCTCAGCTGTGGACTCCTCCTTTTAGCTATGGTTTGCATCCTTGTGTTAAACCTAGTTCTAGATACAAAGGTACAGTCTTTAAATCTCTGCTGGATCTACATTAGAGGTTTTTGTTATGAAATTGAGAATCTTTGATTTGATTTCATTACAGGATTGGTCTTAAAACACAATCttcttttgaactttttttgtaGAATTTATAGAATCAGATCGGTATATAACAGTGAGAAGTAATGGTGGACTGAATCAAATGCGTACTGGTGTAAGCAATCACTAAACTATAAACCAATGTTCAACAAATCGATAAGCCGCTTTATAGAGGATTATTGTTTAGTATAAGCATTGTTGTTGTTCTTACAGATAGCGGATATGGTGGCTGTTGCACACATCATGAATGCAACTTTAGTGATTCCTGAGCTGGACAAGCGGTCGTTTTGGAGAGACTCAAGGTTATTCTATTTTTTGGATCTTAGTTATGAGGTTTTGTTCAGTTGCTAACTTTTACTTCACTATATGCCTCAGTGTTTTCTCAGATATTTTCGACGAGGAGCATTTCATCAAGTCTCTGGGGAGAGATGTGAAGGTTATCAAAAAGCTCCCAAAGGAAGTGGAGTCTCTACCTAGGGCAAGGAAGCATTTCACTTCATGGGCTAGTGTTGGATATTACGAAGAAATGACTCACTTGTGGAAGGAGTACAAGGTCATCCATGTTGCAAAATCAGATTCTCGCCTTGCAAACAACGACCTGCCTATTGATATTCAGAGATTGAGATGTCGTGTGCTGTACCGTGGTCTTCGCTTCTCTCCTCCTATTGAAACCCTTGGACAGGTTTGTTACTTCTCTTGTACACAACAACATATATAGGTTGTAGTGAAAGATGATTCGTTTGCATACGCACAAGCTTGTGTTCTCTTTAGAGTAACCGAATAGCAATACAGATGTTGTGATGTGTTTGAGACCTTTATTAGGAGAATGAATAAGTCTATTGGTAGTTTTAATGCATTTAAGAGGTGTCCTATGGGGGCTTCCTGTAGACTTTGGGTTCTGAGCAATCATGACGGTGACACCCACAGAAGCTGGTTGAACGACTCAAGTCACGTGCTGGAAGATTCATTGCTTTGCATCTGAGATATGAGAAAGACATGTTGGCTTTCACTGGCTGTACTTATGGTCTTACTG
This genomic stretch from Brassica napus cultivar Da-Ae chromosome C9, Da-Ae, whole genome shotgun sequence harbors:
- the BNAC09G06410D gene encoding O-fucosyltransferase 38: MVKHRSSSRLSSSSARFFSRKAVPLYLIFIFAFTIWILVFTSRNIQTDDQTQDHQQNHQHRDSRKNLQKKRSEDLDSQLWTPPFSYGLHPCVKPSSRYKEFIESDRYITVRSNGGLNQMRTGIADMVAVAHIMNATLVIPELDKRSFWRDSSVFSDIFDEEHFIKSLGRDVKVIKKLPKEVESLPRARKHFTSWASVGYYEEMTHLWKEYKVIHVAKSDSRLANNDLPIDIQRLRCRVLYRGLRFSPPIETLGQKLVERLKSRAGRFIALHLRYEKDMLAFTGCTYGLTDAESEELRVMRESTSHWKIKSINSTEQRVEGLCPLTPKEVGIFLKGLGYPESTVIYIAAGEIYGGDDRLLDLKSRFPNLVFKETLAGEEELEGFTGHATKTAALDYIISVESDVFVPSHSGNMARAVEGHRRFLGHRRTITPDRKGLVKLFDKVERGQMKEGAKFSNLVKAMHQDRQGAPRRRKGPAQGIKGRARFRTEEAFYENPYPECICSSKEHKEP